In the Kitasatospora terrestris genome, one interval contains:
- a CDS encoding SpoIIE family protein phosphatase, translated as MGADIGGVGPLNSIPARNATSGSGRAAVPGQPGAQSPHPAPSSYPVAPPPGWGHDPKSGSIYDYIRVATFAIGPDGRIAQWSDRAAEFFGVPAADAVGADPITTFVPRELWQRGRARLERILSGEEWVGTAPYRDSTGGEGLAEVYVMPAREAGSATCLAVDLGRLRSVETQLAASEAVFGQTPTGFFLFDLDLRLQRVNDAFAAGVGLAPEALQGLTAEQVFQPGDADRLQVALRKVLAGDEPVLDLRLSAAHHPERRPAGRGDHRTWAVSLYRLNGPAGRPMGVAGQVQDVTSRHIAEREAAGVRRNLALLNEASSHIGSTLDLETTAKELLDVIVPQFCDVATVDLYTALLSGDTAPLSATPETGELRRVAVSSVVGNAPSVLGTERGGVRVAEAGGTLCYPPRSPHARALRTGRSTVPQPGPDPLLRSTLVVPLVARDRVLGLVQLSRAIGSEPFDAREVAIAEELVARAAVCIDNARLYRREHERALILQRSLLPPGNPAASGLEIARRYLPGNNNTEVGGDWFDVIPLPGSRTALVIGDVMGRGLRAAVAMGQLRTAVRTLAMLDLDPAEVLSALDEIARGLGGEDTSPGEELYLATCVYAVYDAVKQRCTFANAGHLPPVVLSPGEGARMIEVPPGLPLGVGGEPFEEVTVGLEAGAVLGLYTDGLVESRKHQLDEGLRAFRTALTNGSSELELLCDQVLEELNPHHGEDDIALLMAKVRAMPSGAVGDWKLPPEPTSVAKAREAACGWLLERGLDELVDTSELLVSELVTNALRHGRGEIRLRLLRDRTMVCEVWDDGYAQPRQRRAQETDEGGRGLQLVSLLAERWGSRRTPKGKIVWFELAL; from the coding sequence ATGGGCGCGGATATTGGAGGGGTCGGTCCGTTGAACAGCATCCCGGCACGCAACGCGACGAGTGGCAGCGGCCGCGCCGCCGTGCCCGGCCAGCCGGGCGCGCAGTCACCGCACCCGGCGCCCTCGTCGTACCCCGTCGCGCCGCCGCCCGGCTGGGGCCACGACCCGAAGTCCGGCTCGATCTACGACTACATCCGGGTCGCCACCTTCGCGATCGGCCCGGACGGGCGGATCGCCCAGTGGAGCGACCGGGCCGCGGAGTTCTTCGGCGTCCCGGCCGCCGACGCGGTCGGCGCCGACCCGATCACCACCTTCGTCCCGCGCGAGCTGTGGCAGCGCGGCCGGGCCCGGCTGGAGCGGATCCTCTCCGGCGAGGAGTGGGTCGGCACCGCCCCGTACCGCGACTCCACCGGCGGCGAGGGCCTGGCCGAGGTGTACGTGATGCCCGCCAGGGAGGCCGGATCCGCCACCTGCCTGGCCGTGGACCTGGGCCGGCTGCGCTCCGTCGAGACCCAACTGGCCGCCTCCGAGGCGGTCTTCGGCCAGACCCCGACCGGCTTCTTCCTCTTCGACCTCGACCTGCGGCTGCAGCGCGTCAACGACGCCTTCGCCGCCGGGGTCGGGCTCGCCCCGGAGGCCCTGCAGGGCCTGACCGCCGAGCAGGTCTTCCAGCCCGGCGACGCCGACCGGCTGCAGGTCGCCCTGCGCAAGGTGCTGGCCGGCGACGAACCCGTGCTCGACCTGCGGCTCAGCGCCGCCCACCACCCCGAGCGCCGGCCCGCCGGCCGCGGCGACCACCGCACCTGGGCCGTCTCGCTGTACCGGCTCAACGGCCCGGCCGGCCGCCCGATGGGCGTCGCCGGGCAGGTCCAGGACGTCACCAGCCGGCACATCGCCGAGCGCGAGGCGGCCGGCGTGCGCCGCAACCTCGCCCTGCTAAACGAGGCCTCCAGTCACATCGGCTCCACCCTCGACCTGGAGACCACCGCCAAGGAACTGCTCGACGTGATCGTCCCGCAGTTCTGCGACGTCGCCACCGTCGACCTGTACACCGCGCTGCTCTCCGGCGACACCGCCCCGCTCTCCGCCACCCCGGAGACCGGCGAGCTGCGCCGGGTCGCCGTCTCCAGCGTGGTCGGCAACGCCCCCTCCGTGCTCGGCACCGAACGCGGCGGCGTCCGCGTCGCCGAGGCCGGCGGCACCCTCTGCTACCCGCCGCGCTCCCCGCACGCCCGGGCCCTGCGCACCGGCCGCTCCACCGTCCCGCAGCCCGGCCCGGACCCGCTGCTGCGCTCCACCCTGGTCGTCCCGCTGGTCGCCCGCGACCGGGTGCTCGGCCTGGTCCAGCTCTCCCGGGCGATCGGCAGCGAGCCGTTCGACGCCCGCGAGGTGGCGATCGCCGAGGAGCTGGTCGCCCGTGCCGCCGTCTGCATCGACAACGCCCGGCTCTACCGCCGCGAGCACGAGCGGGCGCTGATCCTCCAGCGCAGCCTGCTGCCCCCGGGCAACCCGGCCGCCAGCGGCCTGGAGATCGCCCGCCGCTACCTGCCCGGCAACAACAACACCGAGGTCGGCGGCGACTGGTTCGACGTCATCCCGCTGCCCGGCTCCCGCACCGCGCTGGTGATCGGCGACGTGATGGGCCGCGGCCTGCGCGCCGCCGTCGCCATGGGCCAGCTGCGGACGGCCGTGCGCACCCTCGCCATGCTCGACCTCGATCCCGCCGAGGTGCTCTCCGCCCTCGACGAGATCGCCCGCGGCCTCGGCGGCGAGGACACCTCGCCCGGCGAGGAGCTCTACCTGGCGACCTGCGTGTACGCGGTGTACGACGCGGTCAAGCAGCGCTGCACCTTCGCCAACGCCGGCCACCTGCCGCCGGTCGTGCTCAGCCCCGGCGAGGGCGCCCGCATGATCGAGGTCCCGCCGGGCCTCCCGCTCGGCGTCGGCGGCGAGCCGTTCGAGGAGGTCACCGTCGGCCTGGAGGCGGGCGCCGTGCTCGGCCTCTACACCGACGGACTGGTCGAGTCCCGCAAGCACCAGCTGGACGAGGGCCTGCGGGCCTTCCGCACCGCGCTCACCAACGGCTCCAGCGAGCTGGAGCTGCTCTGCGACCAGGTGCTGGAGGAGCTCAACCCGCACCACGGCGAGGACGACATCGCCCTGCTGATGGCCAAGGTCCGGGCGATGCCGTCCGGTGCCGTCGGGGACTGGAAGCTGCCGCCGGAGCCCACCTCGGTCGCCAAGGCCCGCGAGGCCGCCTGCGGGTGGCTGCTGGAACGCGGCCTGGACGAGCTGGTCGACACCTCCGAGCTGCTGGTCAGCGAGCTGGTCACCAACGCGCTGCGGCACGGGCGCGGGGAGATCCGGCTGCGGCTGCTGCGCGACCGGACGATGGTCTGCGAGGTCTGGGACGACGGCTACGCCCAGCCCCGCCAGCGCCGCGCCCAGGAGACCGACGAGGGCGGTCGCGGCCTCCAGC